TGAATCCATACCACGAAGCAAATGATAATCTCATAATGATTATGGATGATCGGCTTATTGCAAATACTTTACATTGGTGGTACTTTGGCCCAGACAACACTGGTGATATCATGTCCCTGAAGTACCTGCTGGGACTTCAGGATTTCACAAGCAGCATGGCTACCATTCACTTGGTCACTGCGGATGGGAGTTTTGATTGCCAAGGGAACCCAGGTGAACAGGAAGCTTTAGTGTCTTCTTTGCATTACTGTGAAGTTGTCACTGCTCTGATGACTCTTGGAAGTGGTGGCTCTTTTGTCCTGAAGATGTTTACTTTGTTTGAACATTGTTCCATAAACTTGATGTATCTGCTGAACTGTTCCTTTGACCAAGTCCATGTTTTCAAACCTGCTACTAGCAAGGCGGGAAACTCAGAAGTCTATGTAGTCTGTCTCCACTATAGAGGAAGGGAGGCCATCCATCCTCTTTTGTCAAAGATGATGCTGACGTTTGGGACCGAAATGACCAGCCAAGCTCTCTTTCCCCATAGTGCGATCCCTGAGTCTTTTCTTCAAAGACATGAGGAATGTTGCATGTTCTTTCATAAATACCAGCTAGAGACAATTTCTGAGAACATCCGTCTGTTCGAGTGCATGGGAAAAGAGGAACAGGCCAAGCTCAGTAATTTAAGGGACTGTGCTGTGCAGTATTTCATGCAGAAGTTTCAATTGAAGCCGCTGTCCAGAAATAACTGGCTAGTAAAAAGGTCTAATATTGGTTGTAGTACAAATACAAAATGGTTTGGCCAGAGGAACAGGTATTTTAGAACCTATAATGAAAGGAAGATGCTAGAAACACTTTCATGGAGAGAGAAAGTGGCTAAAGGATACTTCAATAGGTGGGCCGAAGAACATGCTACTTATAATCCCGGGCAAAGTTCTGTTCTAGAAGGGAGTGGTTCTAACCTTGACTGCCACCTGTGGCACATTTTAGAGGGAGAGAAGCTGCCCAAGGTGAAGTGCTCTCCTTTCTGTGACGGAGAACATTTAAAGACTCttaatgaagcaattgaaaagtcATTAGGAGGGGTTTTGAATTTGGATTTCAAATTGAGGCAAAACCAGCAACACTATTGTCCCTGTCATGTTTTTTCCGGAGAGCTGATATTTTCGGAGCTGCTGAGCCTTACCGAATGCCTTCAGGATGAGCAGGTTGTGGGACCCAGCAACCAAATAAAGTGCCTGCTTGTGGGTTTGCCAACTCTCCATGAATCCACAATGAAAGTCCCATTGGAAGTTCGTTTCCTGGAATCGGATGAACTGTTGACTTTCAGCTGCTCGTTGCTTCATGATGGCGATCCGAAATACCAGCAGTTATTTTTAGACTGCATTCTGCGCTCACTGCAGCAGCTTCATCCAGGAGATGTGTTGATGTTGCCTATACTTTCATGCTTCACTCGGTTTATGGCGGGTGTGGTCTTTGTGCTGCACAGTTGTTTTAGATTCATCACATTTTCTTGCCCCATACCCTCTGAGCCTTTGAAGAGTTGTGCGATCCTGCTGTGTGTTGGCTTTCAGGGCCTTCCAAATCCAGTTTTCCAGTATCTACAGAACGTGAATGAGCTGTTGAACACGTTGCTCAGCTCTGCTGCATCTCAACAGGTTTTACAGTTCGTGCCGATGGAGGTGCTCCTTCAAGGGGCACTACTTGATTTTTTATGGGATTTGAATGCTGCCATTGCTAAAAGACATTTGCATTTGATTATTCAAGGAGAAAGAGATGAGAACAATCACCTTGAGTTACAGAATTGAGCGTATCCTTTCTGAGGTTCAGCCATAGCTTCTTACAGTGTGTAATGTTGTTCCATCTGTTTGCTCTATTAATTTGAAACCCTGGCAATTTAACTTTGCAGCGAGGCTACCTTGTATCATTCTGGATCACCACAGGTAGTTCTGACCTCGGACATATGCACAGCCCCAGGCATACGGTTCTTTAGAATCTGTGCAGCGACGATATTCAACCTCTAAATAAGAGCGGAGGTGGGTGTCAGCGTGGGGTGGACACACCCATGTTGCAAACACAGTTTAATTAATCTGATTTATCAATTTGAAATTTACCTGTGCCTTCATTTACCTGTGTCCCCAGCCCCAACTAGTTTAGTCTCAACAGATTCTTTTTTCCGTGTGGCATAATGGGTGATGCTGTTAATAACTTCATTCAGATCACTATGTAAAGAGATGAAGTTACCCCGCAGACTGTGTGCCTTAAATTTAATCTGTGAATTCCAGATGACTCATTTTGCTAGATTTCTtgatatgtgccattcattgccttCAACCATTGACCCAGTTTATTTTGTTTCAAATGCTGGTAGAATACTGCTTCATGAATATTTTATTAACCACAACCATGCAACAAATAGGTTACTAGGACAGCTTGAAACCAAAGATCATGTTTAAAACAATGGAAAATTGTTTGCTGTGTTCAATCTACTCCTGAATCATGAAAAGCTTTATGTAGCAATGCAGTAGAAAATTTTAAACTTTTAGGTAATAATCTGGAAACTAAAGGATTTTTTGAAATTGCAAAATAGTGACAGATGAATGTAGTGAACAAAATGACTACtcagtggggggagggtgggaagaaaACTCTCAGAACGATGGCTCAGCCTTTAAGCATTCCAAAAGCCTGTACTAGTGATCTCTTTTGATAACAAAATAGCACTTTACCAGGAAGATTAACCAGGAAAGTTATTTTATGAAGCTACATTTGAGTCATTTTCATTTGTGTGTATTTGACAATGTACTATGAGCTTTAGTGACAAACTTATGATCTACCTTGAAGCTCCACAAAATGAAGAATATATTGTCATGTGCTTTTAGGCATTTTTATTAGTTACGTGAAAAATAGATGTATTGTTGCATATTTGGTTGATAAAATCTGAGAATTTtttcatgttctttgatgtgttgAGTTCCATTATAGGTTTCATGAATAAAATAAAGACGAATGTTTTTATCCTTTCTCCAAAAGAATCACGTAGTTAAAATGTAACTTAGTAGTTATAATACTAACTAACAAGGGTAGTTAAAAATGTAATTTAGGAGCAGACTTTCTGTGTATTATTGCTACAGAATCATAGAAACCTCTATAAAGCAAAAAGACCCACATGGGAATCTTGTTATTTCTTAGTATTTCCTGTATCTAGGTCtttatactttttaaaacaattttttaaattgtgaattagttGAATATTTAGTTCAGATTTTTTTTGTATTCAGCAGTTTAAACTCCTTATGCCCTAATAGCTTAttctccccgctccccttttctccctcttgtGTATTGCTGCCTTCCCCTTCAAGTTGGTTCCTGTCAAAACTCTAGTCTATTACTTCTTCTTCCCTTCCTCAAAATCCTCCCCTTggtaacctccaaagtctgttccctgtGGCGTAAGGAAGCTTTTGACTTTGCCCCCTTTGTAACAGTGGCCTTAAGTAACatctatccttttgtgattgactagtttCAGGAAGCGTGATGTTCTCCAGATACAACCATGCCTGGAGGTGCTTcttggtttcatcattgtttttcagtGATACTTATTATTCCATTATGTGTGTGTACTTAAGTTTTTTtcaatccattcttccactgataggCATTTAGGTTgtgtccatcttcttgctattgtgaacagtgctacaGTGAACTTGGGGGTGCATACATTCATGCTGTGATTCTTCTTAAGGATATGTTACCAGCAGAGGTATTTGTAGGTCTTAGGAAATTTCTTTTTCCAATTGTTTAAGGTAGCTCCATATCGCTTTCCACAGTAGATATACTTATGTACagtcacaccagctgtgtgaagaATCCAATCCCTACACCCTTTCCAGTGTTTGTTgttacagtttttaaaatttggttcTCATGGTCGGTGTCATGGCTAGTGATCACGAGTGTTCTTCGTGTTTTCGGCTGTTTGGGCGTCATCTTTTGGTGAACTCTTAAGGAGAAGACTTTTTTAAAGAATAGTTTGAAAGAGTTATTTCCTCTCATTTGTGTTCATTAAAATTTAGACCCTAATATTATTTATGAGAGGCATTAAGGACTTGAAGGAGGCATAGATTTAATTCTTGCCAGAGTAAATGTAGAGGCCTGGCAGTAGACTTCTGAGGGAAATCTCTTTTCCATTGATGATTTACAGAAACTCCTTTttgaaagagaaggaaggaaaaatgtataaaagattgaaaaaagtAGGGAACAGTAAGGTGGTTTGTGTAGTTTATTAAAGTTTttgctcttcccccacccccttacatttttaaattgaggtggtttttttttaaacttaattgTGATGCTTTGGGGAGTTTTTAGCAGCCAAATATTCTAAGCTTTACAAATGTATTTCTTAAAAACTTGAGAAAGAGACCTTTCTCTCttaattttaatttctttgcACTTGTGGATGCTACCAGCCTTTATCTGACCAGCACCTATGGCTTCTTTTATGATTCTGAGTTTTCCATCTtatcctcccactctatccaggatctgaggagccctagtggtggtgTGGTGACACGTTAGACACATTGGTCtacaggttgacagtttgaaaccaccagcaagctctgtgggagaaagatggaactttctactcctgcaaacagtgaacgtttcagaaactcacaggggcagctctaccctggccgATAGGGCTTCTGTGcgtattgacttgagggcagcgaGTGTGAGTTTTGGTTTATCCAGGATCTTACAGTTTGATCCCTTTCGGGACAATTGGTAGTGGTATCTGGGCCGCCATCTAGTTCTTCAGGTCCCAGGATCAGGGAGACTGTTTGTGTTTTCCATTACTCAGTTGAACTCATTGTTTTGATGTGACTTTGATTTCCAGGACTTTTCTTTCCTTTGGATAGGGCGACATCAGTAGTTGgatattagatggctgcttgtgagcTTTTAATGAGCCTAGTTGTTACTATTTGAGCATTACTttaagcagtgtgtgtgtgtgtctgtctgtctgagaaGGAGCTCATTTTTCTACCAGGATTGTAAACTCACCAAGGACAGGTATTGTGCCTGTGGTAGAAAGATTTTAtgtgattatttttataaaaatttttcAAATGTATGAAATGATAAGGTTATAtgaggaaatttttaaaaattcatgggatttttttcctttaaaattcctttaaaaaaaggaatgaaaatataattaagTTTTTCCACCAACGTTTAGAAGCCCTTTTGAACTTACCCACATGTACTCTTATCCAAATTCCATTATTGTTTTAATAAGGTATTTAGAAGTAAAGTCAGGAAAATACATATGTATTTCCAACAAATAAGGAAGGACTTTGTCCCATCTACAAGTTTACTCATTATCACCCAATGCTTCTGTCATGTTCAAATTTTCCAAATCGTCTCAAATAATGCCCTTTTACACTTTATTTGTTCCACTAAGGTTCACATACTGCATTTACTTAATATCTCTTAAGTCTCTATCAGTTATTTCCCTTCTCTCTACCGACTCCCAACATCGCTGGCACTTTCTTTTCCATGGCATTTTCATTGTCAAAGTACTGGCCACTTTTCCTGTCGCCTTTTCCACATTACGGATTTGGACGATTATTCTGATTGTCATTTTCTCCGTGCCACATATTTTCTGTAAATTGGCAGTTAGACGTAGAGGATTGATTGTTTTTGGCAAGAATCTTTTATAAGTGGTGACATCTACAAGGATAAGTCAAGAAGCACTGCTAAAAAATCATAGTAATCTTTATTAAATACAAATCTTAAAACGTGAAGCTGTTGTTTCGTGACTTGTCTTCCAGCTAGGTGGGCACACTTCTGTAGGCAGAGGAACGCCTACAGAACTCGGTGGCCTTTGGTTTACACTGGGTTCACATGGCAAGGTCTGGGTTATCAAGTCGCAGGAAAAGTTGGTGCTAAAgcaagcttcaatggctgctgaAGTCTTTTGGTTTGGGTTGTAGTTTAAGTATCTTTAGGAACTTTAAAATGATGGTTATATAAAGGGTTTCAAaacgtggaattaaaagataaaagttTTGCTCTTTTCCGTGGCGTCACGGAGGTGGTCGGCTGCTTCACCATGAAGCTGAACATCTCCATCCCAGCCACTGGCTGCCAGAAACTCATTGAAGTGGACGATGAACGCAAACTTCGCACCTTTTATGAGAAGCGAATGGCCACGGAGGTCACCGCGGAGGCGCTGGGCGATGAATGGAAGGGCTATGTGTCGTCCGCATCAGCGGCGGGAATGACAAGCAAGGTTTTCCTTGGTGGGTCAAGACACCACAGCCGTGTCCACCTGCTGCTGAGTAAGGGGCACTCCTGCTACAGACCACGGAGAACTGGGGAGAGGAAGCGCAAATCTGTCCGGGGTTGCATTGTGGATGCCAATCTGAGCATTCTCAACTTGGTTATTGTAAAGAAAGGGGAGAGAGATATCCCAGTTCTGAATGACACAACTGTGCCTTGTCGCCTGGGGCCCAAAGAGCCGGCAGAATCCGCAAACTCTTCAATATCTCTAAAGAAGATGACTTCCGCCAGTACATTGTGAGAAAGCTCCTTTGAACAAAGAGGGCAAGAAACCCAGGACCAAAGTGCCCAAGATTCAGCATCTTGTGACTCCGCGGGTCATTGCCCTGAAGAAGCAGCGCACCAAGAAAACCAAGGAGGAGGCCGCCTAATATGCCAAGCTTTTGGCCAAGAGAACAAAGAAGGCCAACGAGAAGCggcaggagcagattgccaagcGACGGAAGCTGTCCTCGCTAAGGGCTTCCACCTCCAAGTCTGAGTCCAGTCAGAAATGAAAGAGCCTGGAATAAATAAGCTCATCtagtgggaaaaaaaagataaaagtttTGTACTTCCATGGCACACTGTTCCAGTTTCGTCCTGTGCATTTTCTGCTCAGATCCGGCACCATCCTGATTTTAGTAGACTGTCTAAAATCGAGTGGTCCCCTTATATAATAAAGGCTCCCTTATCctttaaaattatcaaggatccCAGAGTTTTTATTATGGGAGTTATATCTATTGATATTCCCATgccagaatttaaaacaaaaataaagttttatgaattaattttttaaagcaaatgatAGGACTATTATGTAACTATAACATTTTTATAACTTGAAAGAAAAAATTAGAAACCTGGCATTTATATGTTTGCATCTCTCCATATCTTTATTGTCTAATACACTAATTCCATTATCTGCTTTTTCATTCTGTCTGTGGTATTTAAAGAAAATCTCACATGAGATGTGTAGTTGGGAAGAGAAGACATGCtttagtaacttttccaggtgctcttTGGATATTCTTTAATGGTAACACCAAAACTCAACAAGTAATAGTTTCTCAAAAGTTGTTTGTGGCATGGAATCTGAACTATATTAATGGCTTTTTTGTTCTGTTACACTAACATTCAATGGTCCCATCTTGCACTTTGAATGGGCCCTTTACACATGCATGATTTTGAAAACCCATGAATCTCTTTTTTAGAAAATGCAAGTTCACTTAGTTATTTAGTTCTTGCATATGTTGACACATTTTATTACACAGTAACAgaaaaatcacattttaaaaataccatgtcTGATCTAATCAGAATCATCTAAGTATTGGGAAGCTGTCAAACTCAGGGTGGCAGACAAGAGTCTGAAACTAGTTTTTACTTGAATATTTGAATTTGATGTCAATAAATACTGtcagttgttttccttcaagtgaCAGCTCGGCTCACTTTATTAATCTTTGCGGAAATCTCTGCCAAAGACTCAAGTCTGAGTAACCATAGTTGATCTGCCGGTTCTTTCAAGTAAAAATAGTGTTTCATGAAAAATGGACAACTCCGTCGTCACCCACACGCTTTTCCTGGAGGCAGTCAGCCCTCTCTAGTAGTCAGCAGAAGTGCTGCTCCGGTGGGCCCTGTTGCACCACAGAGGGTATTGAAGCAACGTATCTTCAGGGTTGAGATTTAAGACCAGTTAAATTTTTACTACCAGTTAGGGACCATCACAAGGAAAAATagctgctttttgtttttttaaaatgagtaCAGTGAATACAGGGGTGCATTTTGGTGCCACTGCTGTACCTTTGCCCGGGGCTTTAGCCTTTAAGAGCGGGAAGTGCCTTACTTTCAGTGTGTGCTTGTAAAGATTGTAACCCATTTCATCTGCATTTGTCTCCTATCTTTACCTGTTTTATACATTTATCTCTGACTAGCTTAGTTTTAGGGGTCTGATATGTATAGTATTTAGAGTTGAATTTTTCTTTGAAGTCAGTCTAAAAACACTTTATTTTACTAGGTGCGTTAAGCTCAATCACAtttattgtttgcttttaaatctATCAATCATATTTCATTATATGTATTTCTGAATACAATATATCTTATGATGTTAGCTGTCTTCCTTCTTTGCATTTAAACTTTTTCCTCCCTACCCCTTTCTTGTTTTAATACTTGGAACAAATGTGCAGACTTCTGTACTAGCATCTTTACATGTACCCACCaccactgctgctgagtcaatttCTACTCCTATCAACACTTAACGCAATGCCATGCAGTGGGTGCCaaattatagcaaccctataggaagtTTGAATTGCCCCTCTGGGTTgctgagactatagctctttatgggagcagaaagcctgtctttatCCCGagagggggctggtggttttaaacagctgaacttgcagttagcagccagtgtATAACCTCTATACCATTGAGACTTGTCCAACAGTACACAATGTTGAAATTAGGTAGTAACCTATTCTTTCagcatttaattttaaattatttcattttaatacctgttataattttctatttttcatgTGCTTGCCTCTTTCCACCTTCTGACAGGTGTGCTTACTGAcatgaaggtgccctggtggtacagcaggttGAGCATTGTGCCGTTAACCGACaaa
The sequence above is drawn from the Tenrec ecaudatus isolate mTenEca1 chromosome 18, mTenEca1.hap1, whole genome shotgun sequence genome and encodes:
- the CMTR2 gene encoding cap-specific mRNA (nucleoside-2'-O-)-methyltransferase 2 is translated as MNKCKKPPIHPIGSPEAFSPDVLADIVELFGKNFSYGKPLNHEWQLPDPSEIFTSNHTEFHSFLDLKNSLNEVKNLLSDKKLDEWHEHTSFTNKAGKIISHVKKSVNAELCTQAWCKFHEILCSFPLIPQEAFQTRKLNSLHLCEAPGAFISSLNHYLKSHQFPCEWSWVANTLNPYHEANDNLIMIMDDRLIANTLHWWYFGPDNTGDIMSLKYLLGLQDFTSSMATIHLVTADGSFDCQGNPGEQEALVSSLHYCEVVTALMTLGSGGSFVLKMFTLFEHCSINLMYLLNCSFDQVHVFKPATSKAGNSEVYVVCLHYRGREAIHPLLSKMMLTFGTEMTSQALFPHSAIPESFLQRHEECCMFFHKYQLETISENIRLFECMGKEEQAKLSNLRDCAVQYFMQKFQLKPLSRNNWLVKRSNIGCSTNTKWFGQRNRYFRTYNERKMLETLSWREKVAKGYFNRWAEEHATYNPGQSSVLEGSGSNLDCHLWHILEGEKLPKVKCSPFCDGEHLKTLNEAIEKSLGGVLNLDFKLRQNQQHYCPCHVFSGELIFSELLSLTECLQDEQVVGPSNQIKCLLVGLPTLHESTMKVPLEVRFLESDELLTFSCSLLHDGDPKYQQLFLDCILRSLQQLHPGDVLMLPILSCFTRFMAGVVFVLHSCFRFITFSCPIPSEPLKSCAILLCVGFQGLPNPVFQYLQNVNELLNTLLSSAASQQVLQFVPMEVLLQGALLDFLWDLNAAIAKRHLHLIIQGERDENNHLELQN